In the genome of Chryseobacterium arthrosphaerae, one region contains:
- a CDS encoding vWA domain-containing protein, which translates to MSWSLGNYWYLFLLLLLPLLASFMIRFLKWRNRKREIFASSQFHDNLFEKKSGFTKFFPALYLLGTLFLIFSIIDLLNGSEEVKSTQRLNNVIFMLDVSNSMNAEDIDPSRLAEAKNLMLGTMQKMKNDKVGIVIFAGQAMSIMPLTTDYNSAETYISGIETNSMQVQGTDFLKGMQAAVEKFKNVSKGSRKVVLLSDGEDNEGNDNAAIRLANKEGISITSVGIGTDEGAPVPEYSFGQLMGYKTDINGGTVISKRQTDALKKMAESTGSSYIDGNNINEAPDRIIDAVNKKSSGAETLVKSQNANHYYQYFLAVSILFFFLIYIFNPKKDFNV; encoded by the coding sequence ATGAGTTGGTCTTTAGGAAATTATTGGTATTTATTTTTACTGTTGCTTCTGCCGCTGTTAGCATCCTTTATGATCCGTTTCCTGAAATGGAGAAACCGGAAAAGGGAAATTTTTGCGAGCAGCCAGTTTCATGATAACTTATTTGAAAAAAAATCAGGATTTACAAAGTTTTTCCCTGCATTATATCTGTTGGGTACCCTGTTTCTCATATTTTCAATTATAGATCTTCTGAACGGTTCGGAGGAAGTGAAGAGTACCCAGAGACTGAATAATGTGATTTTTATGCTGGATGTTTCCAACTCGATGAATGCGGAAGATATTGATCCAAGTCGCCTTGCGGAGGCAAAGAATCTGATGCTGGGAACAATGCAGAAAATGAAGAATGATAAAGTGGGAATTGTGATCTTTGCAGGCCAGGCGATGTCTATCATGCCATTGACTACCGATTACAATTCGGCAGAAACTTATATCAGCGGTATTGAAACCAATTCCATGCAGGTACAGGGGACCGACTTTCTGAAAGGAATGCAGGCGGCTGTAGAAAAATTTAAAAATGTAAGCAAAGGCTCCAGAAAAGTAGTATTGCTGAGTGATGGTGAGGATAATGAAGGAAATGACAATGCAGCGATAAGACTTGCCAATAAAGAAGGAATAAGCATCACTTCCGTAGGAATAGGTACGGATGAAGGAGCTCCGGTTCCTGAATATTCCTTTGGACAGTTAATGGGATATAAAACAGACATCAATGGCGGAACGGTAATCTCGAAAAGACAAACCGATGCGCTGAAGAAAATGGCAGAATCTACCGGCAGCAGCTATATTGACGGAAATAACATCAATGAAGCTCCTGACAGGATCATAGATGCTGTTAATAAGAAGTCTTCAGGTGCTGAAACACTGGTGAAATCACAGAATGCCAACCATTATTATCAATATTTTCTGGCAGTATCTATCCTGTTCTTCTTTTTAATTTATATTTTTAATCCCAAAAAAGATTTTAATGTGTAG
- a CDS encoding GNAT family N-acetyltransferase, whose amino-acid sequence MSEVLIRKAVQEDCASMLELIKELAEYEKALHEVTVTLDRFTEDGFGKSPVWGAFVAEVDGRIVGISLYYDRYSTWKGRRLYLEDLVVTERMRGMQIGKKLFDATLEHGKINNYSGMVFQVLNWNEPAINFYKKYSPKFDDEWLNVSIEFKD is encoded by the coding sequence ATGAGTGAAGTATTGATCAGAAAAGCAGTTCAGGAGGACTGTGCTTCCATGTTGGAATTAATTAAGGAGTTGGCGGAATATGAAAAAGCCCTGCATGAAGTGACGGTTACCTTAGACCGGTTTACTGAGGATGGATTCGGGAAATCTCCAGTTTGGGGCGCTTTTGTAGCAGAAGTTGATGGCAGGATTGTAGGAATATCATTATATTATGACAGGTATTCAACCTGGAAGGGAAGAAGACTCTATCTTGAAGATCTGGTAGTGACAGAAAGAATGAGAGGAATGCAGATCGGGAAAAAACTGTTTGATGCAACACTGGAACACGGAAAGATCAATAATTACAGCGGAATGGTGTTTCAGGTATTGAACTGGAACGAGCCTGCTATTAATTTTTATAAAAAATACAGCCCGAAATTTGACGACGAATGGTTGAACGTCTCTATTGAATTTAAAGACTAA
- the rlmB gene encoding 23S rRNA (guanosine(2251)-2'-O)-methyltransferase RlmB, with product MKDDFIFGLRPVIEAIEAGKTIDKVFVQNALQGPIYAELKAILAKNKIRPNYVPVEKLNRFTRKNHQGVVAFISDVPFHKVEDIVPQLFEQGKTPFLLILDRLTDVRNFGAICRTAECVGVDAVIIPEKGAAPINSDAIKTSAGALYNVKICKENNLAHTVDFLQQSGISVYAASEKAEKLIYDVNFTEPCAIVMGNEETGISKEVLHHSDEKIKLPIEGKTQSLNVSVACGAILYEAVRQKMTAAPNP from the coding sequence ATGAAAGACGATTTTATTTTCGGGCTGCGTCCCGTGATTGAAGCAATTGAAGCGGGAAAAACGATTGACAAGGTCTTTGTGCAAAACGCACTTCAAGGGCCTATTTATGCTGAACTGAAAGCGATTTTAGCAAAAAATAAAATCCGTCCCAATTATGTTCCGGTTGAAAAGCTGAACCGTTTTACCAGAAAAAACCACCAGGGTGTGGTTGCTTTTATTTCGGATGTCCCGTTTCATAAAGTAGAAGATATTGTTCCTCAATTATTTGAGCAGGGAAAAACACCTTTCCTGTTGATTCTTGACAGACTTACTGATGTAAGAAACTTTGGGGCGATCTGCAGAACTGCGGAATGTGTTGGGGTAGATGCGGTCATCATTCCTGAAAAAGGAGCTGCACCTATCAATTCTGACGCCATAAAAACGTCTGCAGGAGCACTTTATAATGTAAAAATATGTAAAGAGAACAATCTTGCCCACACTGTAGATTTCCTTCAGCAAAGCGGAATTTCAGTATATGCAGCGAGCGAGAAAGCCGAGAAATTAATATACGACGTCAACTTCACAGAACCATGCGCTATCGTAATGGGAAATGAAGAAACAGGTATTTCCAAAGAAGTATTACATCATTCTGATGAAAAAATAAAACTTCCTATTGAAGGAAAGACCCAGTCTCTGAATGTTTCTGTAGCCTGCGGAGCGATTTTATACGAAGCGGTGAGACAGAAAATGACAGCAGCACCCAATCCTTAA
- a CDS encoding DUF58 domain-containing protein translates to MQIKDIVKKVKQIEIRIRKKTEAALMGQYHSAFKGQGMTFSEVRPYQFGDEIRRIDWNKTARFREPFVKVMEEERELTMMLLVDISASMDYGTKVQLKREYVAEIVASLGFSAAGNNDKVGLILFADKVYKVIPPQKGRKHILSIISTILTADYVPAESKLDKALEYMMGIFKRKSLVFLLSDFEDEYDSKMLRVASKKHQLLGMRIYDEKDNEIPDVGYALLYDSETGKEVWANTSGARWRYTFAEAKKQKLRALEEDFANSSASFMNISTGSDYSKLLYNYFQKK, encoded by the coding sequence ATGCAGATAAAAGATATTGTAAAAAAAGTAAAGCAGATAGAAATCCGTATCAGAAAAAAGACGGAGGCTGCTTTGATGGGACAATATCACAGTGCCTTCAAAGGGCAGGGGATGACCTTTTCTGAGGTAAGACCATATCAGTTTGGAGATGAAATCAGAAGGATCGACTGGAATAAAACAGCCCGTTTCCGTGAACCTTTTGTGAAGGTGATGGAAGAAGAAAGGGAACTGACAATGATGCTTCTTGTAGATATTTCTGCCTCCATGGATTACGGTACCAAAGTGCAGCTGAAAAGAGAATATGTAGCTGAGATTGTTGCCAGCTTAGGATTTTCTGCTGCAGGCAATAATGACAAAGTAGGACTGATCCTGTTTGCGGATAAAGTGTATAAGGTTATTCCTCCACAGAAAGGGAGAAAGCATATCCTTTCCATCATCAGTACTATTCTTACGGCAGATTATGTTCCTGCAGAATCCAAACTGGATAAGGCTCTGGAATATATGATGGGGATTTTTAAAAGAAAATCGCTCGTTTTTCTGCTTTCAGACTTTGAGGATGAATATGATTCCAAAATGCTGAGGGTGGCATCGAAGAAACATCAGCTGCTGGGAATGAGGATTTATGATGAAAAAGATAACGAAATTCCTGATGTAGGCTATGCGCTCTTATATGATTCGGAAACGGGGAAAGAAGTTTGGGCCAATACGTCTGGTGCAAGATGGAGATATACCTTTGCAGAAGCCAAAAAACAAAAGTTAAGAGCTTTGGAAGAAGATTTTGCCAATAGCTCGGCAAGCTTCATGAATATCAGTACCGGCTCAGATTATTCAAAATTGTTGTATAATTATTTTCAGAAAAAATAA
- a CDS encoding DinB family protein, translating into MNYHFQAHRQVRKNLLDILQNTSHEDLLLIPDGFNNNIYWNIAHTVATQQLLHYYLSGNPFRIDKYWIETYKKGTLPNLNVQKSEVEDLEFLLTETSKILMKDYDSDFFSDYTPYTTSFGMDLKSIQDAIIFNNMHESLHYGYIMAQKRAILGEKY; encoded by the coding sequence ATGAATTATCATTTTCAAGCACACAGACAGGTAAGAAAAAACCTTTTAGACATCCTTCAGAACACTTCTCATGAAGATCTGCTGCTGATCCCTGACGGTTTCAATAACAATATTTACTGGAATATTGCACATACTGTTGCTACCCAGCAGCTTCTGCATTATTATCTGAGCGGAAATCCTTTCCGTATTGATAAGTATTGGATTGAAACTTATAAAAAAGGAACTTTACCCAACCTGAATGTTCAGAAATCTGAAGTGGAAGACCTTGAGTTTTTGCTTACGGAAACTTCGAAGATTTTAATGAAAGATTATGACAGCGACTTCTTTTCAGACTACACTCCTTACACTACAAGTTTCGGAATGGACCTGAAAAGCATCCAGGATGCCATCATCTTCAACAATATGCATGAAAGCCTTCATTATGGCTATATAATGGCACAGAAAAGGGCAATTTTAGGAGAGAAATATTAG
- a CDS encoding BatD family protein, whose protein sequence is MRKILLILSFLVCANAFSQILSSNVEKKTIALGEVNSLVVKIDNLNQQQVTSAPKNELLPFHFEETKDSIGQNGNSYERKIEFAVFEEGKFTIPELEFKVGDKLLKTIPYEIDVINTAQKADQINDIMKNKEVKLIAKDYWELYKFYILAALAVIALIIAVIMIVKWGRKSKSAPVVATNQTLKELDSLKKKKYIEGGNFRSFYVELIDISRNFITKQYHLPADVLLTDDLIEVMKKNNTISQDNEKIVEDVFLRGDLVKFAKTFPDQETMEKDFASIRDFVKRSSKDLEFENLRKDV, encoded by the coding sequence TTGAGAAAAATACTTTTAATATTATCTTTTCTGGTCTGTGCAAATGCTTTTTCACAGATATTGTCCTCCAATGTAGAAAAGAAAACAATTGCTTTAGGTGAGGTTAACAGTCTCGTCGTAAAAATTGACAATCTTAACCAGCAGCAGGTGACTTCTGCACCAAAGAATGAGCTGCTTCCTTTTCATTTTGAAGAAACCAAAGACAGTATCGGGCAGAACGGGAATTCTTATGAAAGAAAAATAGAATTTGCTGTTTTTGAAGAAGGAAAATTCACCATTCCCGAACTGGAATTTAAAGTCGGAGATAAACTACTTAAAACCATTCCCTATGAAATAGATGTCATTAATACGGCTCAGAAAGCCGATCAGATCAATGATATCATGAAGAATAAGGAGGTAAAACTTATTGCCAAAGATTATTGGGAGCTGTATAAATTCTATATTCTGGCAGCGTTGGCAGTGATTGCTCTGATTATTGCTGTCATTATGATTGTAAAATGGGGAAGAAAATCAAAAAGCGCTCCGGTAGTGGCTACCAATCAGACATTGAAAGAACTTGATTCCCTGAAAAAGAAAAAATATATTGAAGGAGGTAACTTCCGTTCGTTCTATGTTGAGCTGATCGATATTTCCAGAAACTTTATTACAAAACAATACCATCTTCCCGCAGATGTGCTTCTTACCGATGACCTTATCGAGGTAATGAAAAAGAACAATACCATCTCCCAGGACAATGAAAAAATAGTGGAAGATGTCTTCTTGAGAGGAGACCTCGTCAAGTTTGCCAAAACATTCCCGGATCAGGAAACTATGGAAAAAGACTTTGCCAGTATCAGAGATTTTGTAAAAAGATCATCCAAAGATCTAGAATTTGAAAACTTAAGAAAGGATGTTTAA
- a CDS encoding DUF6263 family protein, giving the protein MKNIAALALISSIALVSCKKETAKITKVDPKTGKTVTVEVPADSVAKVAENPAIRDSAGIVTQSFKLEKGKTYPLTTYQRDVKTMTDPQGKSITATSESTDEMNFTVNDIKGNVYDMTLNLVAKRSSQSAQGKTIVVDTKLPIPKEDELKMIWNINRALTGNKLEMQMDNKGNVLSIKGFDAVYTKVSNAVGTLIKDANEKASVVASLKESFNEKVLKDQFHKNLTMIPKKGVKVGEKWSTSESADPSGSVKVTSNYVLKSLGNGTAEIAVTGGIPKKTEKKNQGPITHSLSSELVQNGTIKFDENTGWITNQNINVKTTQVETISDGKQSQSMKSVSNSSVMVNPSAK; this is encoded by the coding sequence ATGAAAAACATAGCAGCATTAGCGCTAATCTCATCTATAGCCCTTGTATCCTGTAAAAAAGAAACAGCAAAAATCACCAAAGTAGATCCTAAAACAGGGAAGACTGTAACGGTGGAAGTTCCGGCTGATTCTGTAGCTAAAGTTGCAGAAAATCCGGCCATCAGAGATTCTGCGGGGATCGTTACCCAATCTTTTAAACTTGAAAAAGGAAAAACGTATCCTCTTACCACGTACCAGAGAGATGTGAAAACCATGACTGATCCTCAGGGAAAATCAATCACTGCGACCAGCGAATCTACGGATGAAATGAATTTCACAGTTAATGATATCAAAGGAAATGTATATGACATGACCCTTAATCTTGTGGCTAAAAGAAGTTCACAGTCTGCACAGGGAAAAACAATTGTGGTAGATACCAAACTTCCTATCCCTAAAGAGGATGAGCTTAAAATGATCTGGAATATCAACAGAGCCCTTACCGGAAACAAGCTTGAAATGCAGATGGATAATAAAGGAAACGTACTTTCCATTAAAGGTTTTGATGCGGTTTATACAAAAGTTTCCAATGCTGTAGGAACGCTTATCAAGGATGCTAATGAAAAGGCAAGTGTGGTAGCAAGTCTTAAAGAGTCTTTCAATGAAAAAGTTCTGAAAGACCAGTTCCATAAAAACCTGACAATGATTCCTAAAAAAGGGGTAAAAGTAGGTGAAAAATGGTCGACTTCTGAAAGTGCAGACCCAAGCGGAAGTGTGAAAGTAACCTCCAATTATGTGTTAAAAAGCTTAGGAAACGGAACGGCTGAAATTGCAGTAACCGGAGGAATTCCTAAGAAAACTGAAAAGAAAAACCAGGGACCGATCACACACAGCTTAAGCAGCGAACTTGTTCAGAACGGAACCATCAAATTTGATGAAAATACAGGTTGGATCACTAATCAGAATATCAACGTAAAAACAACACAGGTTGAAACCATTTCAGACGGAAAACAGTCTCAGTCTATGAAAAGCGTTTCCAATTCTTCTGTAATGGTAAATCCTTCCGCTAAATAA
- a CDS encoding VWA domain-containing protein, translated as MFNFEFYSPWFLLLFLLFIPLLIKDAGKRKRKGIKVPTIKDMNDSSGIRGVLFLLKISKYIILSALIIAMARPRTFTISQDRDDTKGVDIMLSIDVSLSMLAKDLNPDRITALKDIAVKFVQKRPNDRIGVVAYAAEAFTKVPVTSDHQVVIDEIKNLNSAGLEPGTAIGEGLSVAVNHLIKSKAKSKVIILMTDGVSNIQNAIPPQVAAELAKNNNIKVYSIGIGTNGYALMPTSQDIFGDLIFTETEVAIDENTLREIAQTTGGKYFRATSNSSLEEIYDEINQLEKTDVKVSKLYNYDEYFKIFLWIALGMLVLDALLRWVFYKILS; from the coding sequence ATGTTTAATTTTGAGTTTTACAGCCCGTGGTTTTTGCTTCTTTTTCTGCTGTTTATCCCTCTTTTGATTAAAGATGCCGGTAAACGGAAAAGAAAAGGAATAAAAGTCCCTACCATAAAGGATATGAATGACAGCAGCGGGATCCGGGGGGTGCTTTTTTTACTGAAAATATCAAAGTATATCATTCTTTCCGCTCTGATCATTGCTATGGCCAGACCGAGAACGTTCACCATTTCTCAGGACAGAGACGATACAAAAGGAGTTGATATCATGCTGTCAATAGATGTTTCACTGAGTATGCTGGCCAAAGACCTGAATCCTGACCGGATCACTGCCCTGAAAGATATTGCTGTGAAATTCGTGCAGAAGCGTCCGAATGACAGAATAGGAGTGGTAGCGTATGCTGCAGAAGCGTTTACAAAGGTTCCCGTCACTTCAGATCATCAGGTAGTTATCGACGAAATCAAAAACCTGAACTCTGCAGGCCTTGAGCCCGGAACAGCGATTGGTGAAGGACTTTCTGTTGCGGTAAATCACTTAATTAAAAGCAAGGCCAAAAGCAAAGTGATCATCCTGATGACTGATGGGGTAAGCAATATTCAGAATGCTATTCCGCCTCAGGTAGCTGCCGAACTGGCCAAGAATAATAATATTAAGGTGTATTCCATAGGAATCGGGACCAATGGATATGCCCTGATGCCCACTTCACAGGATATTTTCGGAGATCTGATCTTTACAGAAACTGAAGTGGCCATTGATGAAAATACATTGAGAGAAATTGCTCAGACGACGGGAGGGAAATATTTCCGGGCAACTTCAAACAGCAGTCTTGAAGAAATATACGACGAGATCAATCAATTGGAAAAAACGGATGTGAAAGTTTCCAAGCTTTACAATTATGACGAATATTTCAAGATATTCCTGTGGATTGCTTTAGGAATGCTGGTATTGGATGCATTGCTGAGATGGGTGTTTTATAAAATTTTAAGCTGA
- a CDS encoding AAA family ATPase produces the protein MSDTYQAEDIRQLTEKVKEKNYLFSLLRQEINKVIIGQEYMIDRLLVGLLGNGHVLLEGVPGLAKTLAIKTLADAVHGEFSRIQFTPDLLPADVVGTMIYNIKDNDFSIKKGPVFANFVLADEINRAPAKVQSALLEVMQEKQVTIGDETMKLPKPFLVLATQNPIDQEGTYLLPEAQSDRFMLKCTIDYPAFEDERQVMRMVSTSHQPSVKPVISLQDIVDAKELINQIYLDEKIEKYILDMVFATRYPENYGLSELKNYISFGASPRASINLAIASRAYAFLKGRAFVIPEDVKALAKDVLRHRMGLTFEAEAEEISSEEIINRILAKIQAP, from the coding sequence ATGTCAGATACATATCAAGCCGAAGATATTCGCCAGTTAACGGAAAAAGTAAAAGAAAAAAACTACTTGTTTTCTCTTCTGAGACAGGAAATCAACAAAGTTATTATTGGACAGGAATATATGATAGACCGCCTTCTGGTAGGCCTTTTAGGGAATGGACACGTTCTTTTGGAAGGAGTACCGGGACTGGCTAAAACTTTGGCGATTAAAACCCTGGCTGATGCCGTTCATGGTGAATTCTCCAGAATTCAGTTTACACCGGATCTGCTTCCCGCAGATGTAGTGGGAACAATGATTTATAATATCAAAGACAATGATTTCTCTATAAAAAAAGGACCTGTATTTGCCAATTTCGTGTTGGCGGATGAGATCAACCGTGCACCGGCAAAAGTACAGTCTGCACTTCTTGAGGTGATGCAGGAAAAGCAGGTGACCATTGGCGATGAAACCATGAAGCTGCCAAAGCCGTTCCTGGTACTCGCTACTCAGAACCCGATTGATCAGGAAGGAACTTACCTGCTGCCGGAAGCTCAGAGTGACCGTTTTATGCTGAAGTGTACCATAGATTATCCTGCTTTTGAAGATGAAAGACAGGTGATGAGAATGGTTTCCACATCGCATCAACCCTCTGTAAAGCCTGTAATTTCGCTTCAGGATATTGTAGATGCCAAAGAACTGATCAATCAGATCTATCTGGATGAAAAAATTGAAAAATACATCCTGGATATGGTGTTTGCAACCCGTTATCCTGAAAATTACGGACTTTCTGAACTGAAAAATTACATCAGCTTCGGAGCTTCTCCAAGGGCATCAATCAATCTTGCAATTGCTTCAAGAGCTTATGCATTCCTGAAAGGAAGAGCTTTTGTAATCCCTGAAGACGTAAAAGCACTGGCGAAAGATGTGCTGAGGCACAGAATGGGACTGACTTTTGAGGCAGAGGCCGAAGAAATTTCAAGTGAAGAAATCATCAACAGAATTTTAGCAAAAATCCAGGCACCGTAA
- a CDS encoding peptide-N-glycosidase F-related protein, with product MMNVISDAVYYDGYAATVSNPTPPGLTRLNNARYTRKLTDAELDSFKAKIAMRVTIGALCDNYDRLGEVYLAMVPKNQATYTIDDANVKRIEVARYITPFMNKNRSPLEVPYTYDISNLYNVFHDSALRNMYDMYMELDVFGVPYAAQGQVAGCSGRNDVFSGTLTFFSTDNGATPSSYNSLVPLLSYNRLNNYNSTDVTGETVRIVSFNLPDPVTDARFFVISTPHGADVGGEEYIRRQNYTYIDDVQMLTYTPGGISCEPFRVYNTQGNGIYGSSPKTFDEWTSWNNWCPGNSVPIRGFTIVNMAAGNHTLKHTIPTAVFYQQKGDVYLSAYMQGKSNTTLNVKDIRTIDLNIYPNPTADFVNIKSKEAVASISLFSVDGRKLAENYGENRIDLSSYTPGVYFLNIVLKGGITFKHKIIKK from the coding sequence ATGATGAATGTGATATCTGATGCCGTTTATTATGACGGCTATGCAGCTACCGTATCCAATCCCACGCCGCCTGGCCTTACAAGACTCAATAACGCCAGATATACAAGAAAGCTTACGGATGCTGAACTCGATTCTTTCAAAGCAAAAATCGCTATGAGGGTAACTATAGGTGCGCTATGTGATAATTATGACCGCCTCGGAGAAGTCTATCTGGCAATGGTCCCTAAAAACCAGGCTACCTACACAATAGACGATGCGAATGTAAAAAGAATTGAAGTAGCCAGATACATCACACCGTTTATGAACAAAAACCGCTCTCCTTTAGAAGTTCCTTATACTTATGATATCAGTAATCTATACAATGTATTTCATGATTCGGCATTGCGGAATATGTATGATATGTATATGGAGCTTGATGTTTTCGGGGTTCCTTATGCCGCCCAGGGCCAGGTTGCGGGATGTTCCGGCAGGAATGATGTTTTTTCAGGAACTCTTACTTTTTTCTCAACAGACAACGGAGCAACGCCCAGCAGCTATAACAGCCTGGTTCCTCTGCTGAGCTATAATAGACTCAACAATTATAATAGCACTGACGTTACCGGCGAAACCGTAAGGATTGTAAGCTTCAACCTTCCGGATCCTGTTACTGATGCCCGCTTCTTTGTAATATCTACACCGCATGGTGCAGACGTAGGGGGTGAAGAATATATCAGAAGACAAAACTATACCTATATAGATGATGTGCAGATGCTGACCTATACGCCCGGTGGAATCTCCTGCGAACCCTTCAGGGTTTATAATACTCAGGGTAACGGAATCTACGGATCCAGTCCTAAGACTTTTGATGAATGGACCTCATGGAACAACTGGTGCCCGGGGAATTCAGTTCCTATAAGAGGTTTTACCATAGTCAATATGGCAGCAGGTAATCACACCCTTAAACATACCATTCCAACTGCTGTTTTCTATCAGCAGAAAGGTGATGTATATCTGTCAGCCTATATGCAGGGCAAAAGCAATACTACCTTAAATGTAAAGGATATCAGAACCATAGATCTCAATATTTACCCTAATCCCACTGCAGATTTCGTCAATATAAAATCAAAAGAAGCTGTTGCTTCCATCAGCCTTTTCAGTGTAGACGGAAGAAAATTAGCAGAAAACTACGGAGAAAACAGAATAGACCTTTCTTCATACACTCCCGGAGTTTATTTCCTGAATATTGTTTTGAAAGGGGGAATCACTTTTAAACATAAAATTATTAAAAAATAA